Proteins from a single region of Gossypium arboreum isolate Shixiya-1 chromosome 1, ASM2569848v2, whole genome shotgun sequence:
- the LOC108466763 gene encoding cytochrome P450 94B3 yields MVSCFLLLFALGFFLFSFFVFFMRESMSFYAKKSVLMSSNTEPRSYPFLGSLISFYKNQYRPCQTIVVSRLGARRTVVTANPANVEHMLKTNFNNFPKGKPFTEILADLLGCGIFNVDGELWSTQRKLASHEFSTRSLREFVVKSLHEEVENRLLPLLEEAMLTEKVIDFQDVLRRFAFDTVSKVSFGQDPCCLDLSRPVPPLVKAFDSASEISAMRGMAPMFLVWKMKRAFNIGSEKKLKQAVQFVHGCVLEIIRNKKRALEVETSAETEDLLSRLLSAGHDEEVVRDMMISLIMAGRDTTSSALTWLFWLLSKHPNAEEMMVKEVKSMVGNDEKRLDFQVLKEMNCVKACLCESMRLYPPVAWDSKHAVNDDVLPDGTFVGKGDRVTYFPYGMGRMEELWGKDRLEFKPDRWFEEPGAEHGLLKAVSAFNFPVFQAGPRVCLGKEMAFIQMKYVVASILRRFEIRVVCQEEPVLVPLLTAHMAGGLKVVVRRRELK; encoded by the coding sequence ATGGTTTCCTGTTTCCTCTTGCTATTTGCTTTAGggtttttcttattttctttctttgtcTTTTTCATGCGAGAATCAATGTCTTTTTACGCCAAGAAATCGGTTTTAATGTCTTCCAATACTGAGCCTCGTTCGTATCCTTTTCTTGGTAGTCTCATCTCTTTCTACAAGAACCAATATCGTCCGTGCCAGACTATCGTGGTGAGTCGACTTGGTGCACGTCGTACTGTTGTGACGGCGAACCCGGCTAACGTCGAGCACATGCTCAAGACCAACTTCAATAATTTCCCTAAAGGCAAGCCATTCACTGAAATCCTCGCCGATCTTCTCGGTTGTGGGATATTTAATGTGGATGGGGAGTTGTGGAGCACTCAAAGGAAGCTAGCTAGCCATGAGTTTAGCACCAGATCATTGAGAGAATTCGTGGTGAAATCGCTTCATGAAGAAGTTGAGAATCGGCTGTTACCATTGCTTGAAGAAGCAATGTTGACTGAGAAAGTTATTGATTTTCAAGATGTATTGAGACGATTTGCATTCGATACTGTCAGTAAAGTATCATTCGGTCAAGACCCTTGTTGCTTGGATCTTTCGAGACCAGTGCCGCCTCTCGTGAAAGCTTTCGATAGCGCATCGGAGATCAGCGCCATGCGAGGGATGGCACCCATGTTTCTTGTATGGAAAATGAAGAGAGCTTTTAACATTGggtcagaaaagaaactgaaacaagCGGTTCAATTCGTCCATGGATGCGTTTTGGAGATCATCAGAAACAAAAAGAGGGCTCTTGAAGTTGAAACATCAGCTGAAACAGAAGATCTTTTGTCGAGGTTGTTGTCGGCTGGGCATGACGAGGAAGTTGTAAGAGATATGATGATTAGCTTAATCATGGCTGGAAGAGACACCACTTCCTCGGCATTGACTTGGCTCTTTTGGTTGCTTTCTAAGCATCCAAACGCCGAGGAAATGATGGTAAAAGAAGTGAAATCAATGGTTGGCAATGACGAAAAACGATTGGATTTCCAGGTGTTAAAGGAAATGAATTGCGTTAAAGCCTGTTTATGTGAATCAATGAGGCTTTACCCGCCGGTTGCATGGGATTCAAAGCATGCAGTAAACGACGACGTTTTACCCGATGGAACTTTTGTCGGGAAAGGAGACAGGGTGACCTATTTCCCCTACGGAATGGGGAGGATGGAGGAGTTATGGGGCAAGGACCGGTTGGAGTTTAAACCAGACCGGTGGTTCGAGGAACCGGGTGCAGAGCATGGGTTGCTGAAGGCAGTAAGCGCTTTCAATTTCCCGGTGTTTCAGGCGGGTCCAAGAGTTTGCCTTGGGAAAGAAATGGCGTTCATTCAGATGAAGTATGTAGTCGCTTCAATATTGAGACGGTTCGAGATCAGAGTAGTATGCCAGGAAGAACCGGTTCTTGTTCCTCTCTTAACCGCTCATATGGCAGGTGGGCTGAAGGTGGTGGTAAGGAGAAGAGAATTGAAATAG